One Fibrobacter sp. genomic window, GCCACGTCAAGTTCAAGCGTGCTGGTATGCGCCACATTCAAGCTAAGATGACCACCAAGCGTAAGCGTAACCTCCGTAAGGGCGCTCTCGTTAAGAAAGTCGATTTGTACCACGTCAAGCGTCTGCTTGTTGTAGCATAAAGGAGTGCAAGAATGCCACGCGCAAAAACTAGAGTTCCTTCCCGCGAACGCCGCAAAAATATCCTCAAGGCCGCTAAGGGTTTCTATGGCCGTCGCAAGTCCAACATTCGTCTTGCTATCGATGCCGTTTCCCATGCAGGTCAGTATGCCTACGCTCACCGCCGCGATAAGAAGGGTGACTTCCGCTCTCTGTGGATCACTCGTCTGAACGCTGCTGTTCGTGAACACGGCATTAGCTATAGCCAGTTCATTTACAAGCTCTCCAAGGCTAACATCAAGATGAACCGTAAGGTTCTCGCTGATATGGCTGTTGCCGATCCGGCAGCATTTGCCAAGGTCGTGGACGCTGTGAAGGCTGCTTAATTTTTTGACCTAGTCAAAAAATTGCGTTAGCTATCATCGACGCGAGAAATTGAGCCCCCCGAAAGGTGGGCTCTTTTTTTGTGCCGCCGCGACGCTCGGCTTGCGGGTCGTTTCTTCGAAATAAAAAGAAAAGGTCCCGGGCGGAACCTTTTTACTTGCGTACGCTAGAAGCGAAACTTTGAATTAACGGTGCCTACGGTCGTTCATGCCGTTGGCGGCGTAGTAGGACTTCTTGTTCTCGTACATGTCGTGGTCGATGGAATTGATGAAGTCATCCAGGTTGTGGTTCTTCAAATCCAGCTGGCCTCTACCGATGGACGTGGACAGCTTGTAGGGTGCCTGGGACTTTTCGTTGAAGTCAGCCAGGCTCTTGTGGATGTCCTTGATGTAGTAGTCCACCACAACGTCGTCCTCGGTGTCCAGTAGGAGGATGAATTCGTCGCCGGCATAGCGGATGGCGACGCCGATGTTTCCCACCACGCGCTGAAGGATGTCAGCCATGTTGATCAAGGCCTGGTCGCCTACGGAGTGGCCAAAATCGTCGTTGATCTTCTTGAAGGAGTTGAGGTCCAGCATCAAACCGGTCATGACGGTATTGCGCTTTCTGGAGAAAATCGCCAGGTGGTGGTCCAGGTAGACTCGGTTATAAAGTCCGGTGAGGCGGTCCCTGAAAATCAGTTCGTTCTGCAAGCTGGTGAACACGCCTGCAATGGAAATGGCAAGACCGGAGGAGATGGTCGAAATACCGTAGAAGAGGGTCTGGGCCAAGGTGCCCAGCATCAGGGGGAACAGGTACACCCAGATGGGGAAGTACCTGAGGACGCCGTTACGCATACGGCTCCAGAAGTACACCACCACGCTATCCATTGTAATACCGTAGTCAATCACTGTGTAGACCCAGTAGCCCCAGTGTCTGTGGTAGACGTTGTTTTCGTCGATGGAGAAAATGAAGGGGTAGAATCCATTGACAATGACACCAATGGTACCAAGGGCAATAATTACAGAAAGAATTCGGGAATGGATCTTGGATACGCCGCCGCAAACGTGTCTGGTCAAAAAGGCGAACCACAGAACGGAGCAGTACATGTTGGATGCGTAAAGCCAACCGTTGCCCAGGAAGTTGGTGAGCTTCGCCAGGGTGCCGCCGTGACCGTCGGAGGTAAAGACCAGCGGGTCGATGACGCAGTTCAGGAAACCGCAAATAAGCATTGCGAACAGGGTTGCGTTTTCCAAGTTCCTGCGGGGGAGGCGCCAGAGGTTGCCGGCCAACACCACGGCAATGAGAACCGCACCGAAAATGTTGACCACGTAAATACAGGTTAAGGACGTATCCATATGTCAAAAATATAGTTTCTGTAAGAATTAACTAATGCTATTTTTGTGCCGTTATGAAGCAGATTTATAGAAAAACCGTTCTTCCCAATGGTGTTGTCGTTCAAACGGACTATATGCCCCACTCCTATTCCGTGGCTTTGGGGGCCTGGCTCCCCAGGGGGTCCCGCCATGAACCGGCGGTGGAGTATGGTTTGAGCCATTTTTACGAACATTTGGTGTTCAAGGGAACGGAAAATCGTTCTGCTTTCGAAATTGCCTGCTCCGTGGAAGACCGCGGCGGAAATCTGGAGGCCTATACCACCCGTCAGGAGACGGGCTTCTATGCCACCGTTGTCAAGGAAGATGTGGGCCTGGCCATCGACGTCATTGCCGATATGCTGATGAACCCCCGTTTCGACAAGGCGGAAATGGAAAAGGAACGCAAGGTAATCATCGAGGAAATCCGTAGCTACGATGATATTCCCGAAGAAGTGGCTGGCGATATTTTCAATGCGGTCCATTTCAAGGGCTGCGGCATCGCCCATTCCATTACCGGTTCCGTGAAGGAAGTTCGCAACTTGACCCACGAACAGATGTGGGAATACGAACGCCAAGTGCTGCAGGATATGCCCATCTATGTTTGCGCCGCTGGCAAGGTGGATCATGATGAATTGGTGGATTTGTGCGCCAAGAAGTTTGCAAAAAAGAAGTCCGGAAAGATTTGGCCGGTAGATGAATACAAGTGCAACTCCGGCGTGAAAATCGTAGGTAAGCAGGACACCCAACAGTCCAATCTTTTCTGGGGTGTAAGCTTTGGCGAAAAGATGTTGGAAGAAAAGAACCGCTTGGCTCTTTCCGTGTTTAACGTTGCAATCGGTGCGGGAATGTCCAGCCGTCTGTTCCAGAAGATTCGTGAGGAACGCGGCCTGGCTTACTCCGTTTATACTACCGCGGACGTGTACAAGGACTGCATGGACTGGGGCGTCTCTCTTGCCACGGAACCCCGCCAGCTGAAGACTGCGTTAAAATTGTCCATCGATGAAGTACGCAATTTCATTGCGAAGGGTTTTGCAAAGGACGAACTGGAGCGTACCAAGGCCAACATTATTGGCGGTATCCGTCTAGGCGCTGACAGCCCTGAAAAGCGCGTGATGCGTCTTGCGGAACAGACCCTTCACCTGGGCGATTTCAACCCTATGGAAGAAACGGAAAAGAGCATTGCTAAACTGACGGAAGCAGAAATTGTGGACGTGGTGAAGAATGCTTTTGAAAACGCCAAGTATTCCATTTCTGTGGTTCAGCCCAGCGATCACAAGAAACCCGACCTGAAGGACTTTTTGAAGTTTTAATGACTGTTTGTCATTGCGAGCCCGCAAGGGCGTGGCAATCGAAGCTGACTCTGCTGTTGTTTAATTTTGAGCCTTGCCTTGTACGTAAGCCTTGTGATCGGCTTTGGTACGTTCGCTTACATGCATGCAGGGCTCCAATTTCCAGTAAAGATTTTCCAACTGATCCTTACTGAAAATGGTCTTTGCTGCAGAAATCTTGCTGCCCAGTTTTTCCTGCAGTTGGAACATGTGGCAAATCATCCAGTTCTCGCCCTTGGCAGGAATTCGTTTGAGTACGCAACGGTCACTGAAAACGATGACAGAGAAAACGGGAATTTCATCAACGTTCAAATCACGGCGTGCATAATTCTCTTTGAGAAAATGTTGCAGCGCACGGATGTGTCCGCCGTTTTGCAGAATGGGATTGTGGAACGTGTGCTCGATTCGTGCGTTCATTCGCTGATGCCAACGTTCTTCGTCCATGCTTCCCGTAATTTCGCCAGAAACATTCTTGCTTTCAAGAACATAGATTCCGGACTGGTGCAACAATAGGGAATCGATTTCTGTGGTGCCACCGTGGCTCGGTACAAAAAGATTTTTCATCAGCACAAACTTGCGCTTGTCTTCGTCGCAAATCTGCGCCACGAACTTTGCAAGAATCGCTTCGCCGTAAACGCCGTTGGGGTCGTTTTCGATGCGTTCCTTTTCAAAATCCTTGAAAGTCTTGCGGCGGCCATCCTTATGAAACTGCTGACGATTGCGCTTGCCTTCCGCCTTCGTTTTGAAAAACGCGAAGGCCAGCAAGGCGATAATAGCGAGCAATGTCAGAATCACGGAAGTCATGGGCTAGTTGGCGAGGTGTTTAACCGCGACTGAAATTAGCCGCGGCCGAAGCGACGGGTTCTGCGGAAGGGCTTGTCACCGAAATCGCGTTCGTCGTGATCCTTGCGGAACGGCTTGTCGCCAAACTTGTCACGACGGCGTTCTTCACGGTTCTTGCCGAAGCCGCCACGTTCTTCGCGGTCACCAAAACCACGCTTGCCGTCACGGCCGCCGAACTTCTTTTCGCCGAAGCCACGGTCGCCACCAAAACCACGGTCCTTGCGGAAACCGCCACGACGTTCTTCACGGTTGCCGCGTTCTCCGCGACCTCTGCCGCCGAAACCACGGTCACGGTGGAAACTGCGGCCTTCACGGGAACCTTCTTCGTCACGTTCAGGAGGTTCGTCTGTCATCAGGCGGAACTTGGCGTCGTTACCACGGATGGAGATGCCTGCGAGAATATCCAGAACATCTTGCGGAACAGCTTCCGGCAATTCAACGGTACTGAACTTGTCGAAAAGCTTGATGCGGCCGATGTTGCTACTGCTGATGTTGGCTTCGCCAGCGATGGCGCCTACAATATCCTTGGGAGTGACGCGGTCAAAGCGGCCAACGCCCAAGTAGTAACGGAGGTAACCTTCTTCAACGCCGTTCAAACCTTCCTTACGTTCCTTGTTCAAACGCTTTCTGTCTTCGACGTCAAAGCCAGCGGTGCCTGCTCCGATAAAGTCGCGGCCGCCCTTTTCCTTGCCGGAACGTTCGTCACGTGCGGCGCGTTCCTTGGCACGGCGAGCTTCGCGGGGTGCGTCCAGCGGAGCCAATTCCGGGAACAGGGGCTGCTTCTTCTGATACATCTTGATGACAGCTGCGGCAATGTCTTCTGCAGTGAGGGGTGCCACGGAGCCGTCTTCGTTTTCCACGCCGCAGGTCAGGTTGTTGCCTTCTGCGACCAGCTCGTTGATCAAGGTCTTGAACTTGTCCAGTTCGCCGTAGCTTGCAACGCTCTTGACTTTCTGCTTGAATGCTGCAACACGCTTCTGGCTGATGATTTCGCCAGTGGGCAATTCCATTTCGTCAATGGGCTGACGGGTGGCGCGTTCGATGATCTTCAGCATGCGCTTTTCGCGGGGAGTGATGAAGAGGATGGCGTCACCGCTACGGCCTGCGCGGCCTGTACGTCCAATACGATGAACGTAGGATTCGGTGTCGAAAGGAATGTCGTAGTTCACAACGAGAGAAATGCGGTCCACGTCAATACCGCGGGCAGCCACGTCGGTTGCCACCACAATATCCAGCTTGCCCATCTTCAAACGGTTGATGGTGCGTTCTCGCATGGACTGTGCCAAGTCGCCGTTCAGCGGAGCCACATTGAAACCGCGGCTTTCCAACTTTTCAGCCACTTCGGTGGTGTTCTGCTTGGTGCGAACGAAAATCAAAACGCCGTCGAAATCTTCGCCTTCCAACACGCGGGCCAAAGCTTCGATCTTGTGCTCCTGCTTGATGAACATGTAGCGCTGGTGAATGTTTTCAACAGTGGTGGTCTTGTTTTCAATGCAGGCTTCGTCGTATTCGCCCAGGTACTTGTCGATGATGGCCTTCACCTTCTTGGGCATGGTGGCGCTGAAGAGGGCGCGCTGTGCGTCTGCGGGAATTTCGCTCAAGATGGTTTCCACATCTTCTTCGAAACCCATGTCCAGCATTTCGTCAGCTTCGTCAAGAACGATAGCCTTTACACCGCCTAGAGAGATGGTGCCGCGCTTAATGTGGTCAATCAAACGACCCGGAGTAGCAACGATGATATTTGCCTGACGCTTCAGGGCGCGAATCTGCACGGCGATATCCTGACCACCGTAAACAGGAACCACGTGAACCTTGGGCATGTTTTCTGCGTACTGCTGGATGGCTTCGGCCACCTGGATTGCCAATTCGCGGGTCGGTGTCAAAACCACCATGGAAGTTTCGTGGCCGTTGAAGTTTAAACGGGAAAGCAGCGGCAGGGAGAATGCGGCGGTCTTGCCTGTACCCGTCTGAGCGGTGCCCAGCAAGTTGTTGCCCTGAAGAAGAACGGGAATAGCCTTCACCTGGATGGGGGAGGGGGTCACATAGTTCATCTTCTTGATGGCTTCAAGAACAGGTTCTGCCAAGTCCAGGTCTTCAAAAGTTACCAGGGCTTCGTCGCCTTCGGGGGCTTCGCCGCTCAATTCTTCTTCGCCTTCAGATTCTTCCTCGGAAATTTCTTCTTCTGCAATTTCGCCTGCATTGTCTTTTGTTTCTTCTTCGACGCCGTCATCCAACGCGTCATTCTGAGGCGCAGCCGAAGAATCCATCTCGCCGTTATCAACGATTTCATCACCGTCCACAATTTCAGCCTTCTGGCCGATGGTAAAACCGGCAGCCTTTTTGCCCACGTTCACAATCTGGTCGTCGTCATCCACGACGATGCCATCGGGATTCAGGGCGAGGAAAGCTGCCTCGTCTGCTTCGTCTTCGTCGGCGCCGCCAGCGAGAGCTGCAAGGAATGCGTCTGCTTCGCGAGCGATGTTGGAACTGGAGTCAATGTTTTCTTCAGGGATACGATTTTCCGCATCCTTGTCATAGGATTTCTTGGACATAAATCACCTTCAGGGGACCCGTAAACTTCATCTGCGGCCCATGCCGCACCATCTAATGATTCCTAAAAAAATCCGTGGAATCTTGAAAAGCCCCGAAGCGCACTCGCGCTTATAAACCTGAAGTTCGTTAGGTCACCTAACTCAAATTTGCGCCCAAAGGTAGAAATATAAGGGCAGAAATCAAAGGTTTCGAAAAATATATTCCAACATGGAATAATCGCCCCTGACCTTTTTACAGAGATTGCCTTATATTAGAATAGTTTGGAAAACAAGGTTGTTTCTTTCGTTTTTCGTAAAAATTAAAGGAAAACGGCAAGAAAACACGCAAATAGTGAGGGCAAGAAGGTTAAGTACAATGAAACGAAACGGCATTCTAAATAGTGAAATTTCCAGGGTTCTAGGTTATTTGGGTCATACGGACTGCATTTGCATTGGTGACTGTGGCCTGCCCATTCCCGACGAAACAGAGCGTATTGACTTGGCTCTGGCTTTTGGCGTACCCACCTTTATGCAGACCTTGACCGAAGTGGTAAAGGATATGAAGGTGGAAAAAATCGTCTTGGCCGAAGAAATCAAGACCAAGAATCCCCAGGTGGAAAGCCAGGTTTTGCAGCTGCTGCCGGGCGTGGAAGTGGAATATGTTCCCCACGCAGAATTGAAGGCCCGCACAGAGACCTGCAAGGCTGTTATTCGCACCGGCGAAACCACCCCCTATGCCAATATTATTTTGCAGGCCGGTTGCATTTTTGCCTGATCGGAGGATAATAATACTCTATGCATGTTGAAATGAAAGGCATTAACAAGTCCTTTGGAACGAACCAGGTGTTAAAAGACGCTGCGTTCAATCTGAAGGACGGTGAAATCCACGCCTTGATGGGTGAAAATGGCGCAGGCAAGTCTACGCTGATGAAGATCCTCACGGGCGTGTATACCCGAGATTCCGGAACCGTGATTGTGGATGGTAAGGAGGTGACCTACCATAGCCCCAAGGAAGCGGAAGAAGCCGGTATCGTTTTTATTTATCAGGAACTGAACGTTTTGTTCGACCTTACCGTAGAAGAAAACCTCTTTATGGGTAAGGAAATCACCAACCGCTTTGGCGTCTGCGACAAGAAGGCCATGCGCGCCAAGGCCCAGGAAATCATGGACCGCATGGGAGTGAACATTCCCGTAGATGCAGTCATGAGTGACCTGTCCGTGGGCCAGCAGCAGATGGTTGAAATCTGTAAGGCCCTGATGGTGGATGCCAAGGTCCTGATTATGGACGAACCTACCGCAGCCCTTACCCAGAGCGAAACCGAGGTCCTTTTCGAGGTGATCAATTCCCTGCGCAAGAAGGGCGTGTCCATCGTTTACGTGTCCCACCGCATGGAAGAGATCTTTGAGCTTTGCGACCGCATTACCATCCTTCGTGACGGTACCTACATCGATACCAAGTTCATCAAGGACATCACCATGGATGACGTGGTGAAGATGATGATCGGCCGTGAAATTGGCGAACGCTACCCCAAGCGCAATAACGCCATCGGCAAGGAAATTCTCCGTGTAGAAGGCCTTACCCACGAAAAACTGTTCCGCGATGTAAGCTTTAATGTTCGCGCCGGTGAAGTGCTGGGCGTGTCTGGCCTTATGGGTGCCGGCCGTACCGAAATCATGCATTCCATCTTTGGAAATCTGCCTCTCGTAAAGGGCAAGATCTTCATCGAGGGCAAGGAAGTCTCCATTCGCAATCCCCGTCAGGCCATCGAAGCTGGCATCGGTTTCATTACCGAAGACCGCAAGACCGAAGGCCTGTTGCTGGAAAAGAGCATTGCCGAAAATATTGAACTTTGTAACCTGGGAAAGGTTTCTACGAAGGGCGTACTCCAGACCGATAAGCAGACCAATTTGGTGAAGCGCGGTATCGAGGAATTCAAGATTCGTTGCTTCGGCCCTCACCATGAATGCGGCAATCTTAGCGGTGGCAACCAGCAGAAGGTGGTTCTTGCCAAGTGGATCTACACCGATCCCAAGATTCTGATTCTGGATGAACCTACCCGTGGCGTGGATATTGGTGCTAAAAAGGAAATTTACAGCGTCATTAATGAAATGGCTGCCAAGGGCGTCGCCGTGATTATGGTGTCCTCTGAATTGCCCGAAGTGTTGGGCATGAGCGACCGCATTATGGTGGTCCACGAAGGACATGTGACCGGTATTATCAACGGTGCCGACGCTGATCAGGAAAAAATTATGACTCTTGCTACAGGAGGATCCCTCTAATGAAAAAGGAAAACAAAAATATTGGTGCATTTTTGTCAGAATATGGCGTGTTTATTGCGCTAGCAATTCTGGTAGTTATTATCAGTGCCATCAGCCCTGAATTCCGCCAACCGGGCAACTTCCTGAACTTGCTGCGTCAGGCATCCTTTAACGGCTTGATTGCCTTCGGTATGACCTGCGTGATTCTTAGCGGCGGCATCGACCTTTCCGTAGGTTCTACTTTCGCCTTGAGCGCCATTGTCTGTGCCGAAATGATTGGCCATGGCGTTCCGGTAATTGTTGCCGTTCCTGTGGCATTGCTGGTGGGCGTTGCCTTGGGCTTGATCAGCGGTCTCTTGGTGACCAAGGGCCGTTTGCAGCCCTTCATCGCTACCTTGATTACCATGACAGCTTATCGCGGCCTAGCTATGATTCTTACGGATGGTAAGCCTATTTCTCGCTTGGCAGAAAGCTCCGGTGATAGCCTTTTGTTCAAGGCCATGGGTAAGGGTAATTTCATCTTCACCTTTGCGCCGGACTTCAAGATTCCTATTCCTATCATTATTCTTGTCGTGGTGTTCGCCATCATGTACTTTGTGCTGAAGCATACAGTTTTCGGTCGTCGCCTTTACGCTACCGGTTCTAATGCCAAGTGCGCAGCTTTGACTGGTGTGAACATCAACCGCGTTAAGATGAGCGTCTATGCCGTTTCCGGTTTCCTCAGTGCTTTGGCTGGCCTGATTATGATTAGCCGTGTGGACTCTGCTCAGCCCATTATGGGTACTGGTTATGAACTGGATGCCATTGCTGCAGTGGCTCTTGGCGGTACCAGTATGAACGGTGGCCGCGGTAGAATCGCAGGTACCATTGCCGGTGTCTTGATTATTGCTGTATTGAACAATGGTTTGAACATTTTGGGCGTTACTTCCTACTACCAGAGCGTGGTCAAGGCCCTCGTGATTCTGGTGGCTGTGCTTTCTGACCGTAAGAGATAAGGAGAATTTGTATTATGAAAAGAATGATTAAACTGCTTTTCGCTTCTCTGGTGGCTCTTTGCTTTACCGCTTGCGCCATCGTGATTGACGGTGAAGAAAAGACTACCTCCAAGAAGGTTGAATCTACTGGAAACATTGGCCTTTCCATTTCTACTCTAAACAATCCGTTCTTCGTCACCTTGGTTGAAGGTGCAAAGAAGGCTGCTGTAGAATTGAAGGTTGGCCTTACCGTTGTGGATGCTGGTGACGATGTTGCCAAGCAGGCCAGCGATATTGAAGACCTTGTCAGCAAGAATGTTGGTATTTTGATTGTGAACGCTGTGGATTCCGATGCATTGACCGGCGCCGTAAAGGCTGCCATGGCCAAAGGCGTGAAGGTCATTAGCGTGGACCGCGCCATTAACGGTGTGGAAGTGGATTGCCAGATTGCTTCTGATAACGTTGCCGGTGCGGAACTTGCAACCCAGTACATTGTTGATAAGCTGGGCGAAGGTGTTGTCACTGCAGAACTTCAGGGTACTATGGGTTCTTCTGCTGCTATTGACCGCGGCAAGGGCTTCCACAATGTTGCTGACGCAAAGCTTAAGGTTGTTGCATCCCAGACAGCAAACTTCAACCGTGCCGAAGGCATGAGTGTTATGGAAAACATGCTTCAGGCTAATGGAAACATTGCTGCAGTATTCGCTGCCAATGACGAAATGGCTCTGGGTGCTATTGAAGCAAGTTCTGGCGCAGGCAAGAAGGTGATGGTGGTTGGCTTTGACGCTACCGACGATGCCATTGCTGCAATCAAGGCTGGTCGTATGGCAGCTTCCATTGCTCAGCAGCCGGCTCTCATTGGTGAAACTGCTGTTCGTACCGCTGCAGACATTGCTAACGGCAAGACTGTTGCAAAGAACATCCCGGTGAAGGTTACCCTGGTGAATGCAGACAATGTTGAAGCTCTCCAGGCTGCAGCCGAAGCTCAGAAGATTGTTGGTAATGGCTTGATTGGTCTCTCTGTTTCTACCTTGAACAACCCGTTCTTTGTCACTCTCGTTGAAGGTGCAAAGAAGGCCGCTGCTGACATGAAGCTTCAGCTCACTGTTGTGGATGCAGGCGATGACGTTGCCAAGCAGGCAAGTGATATTGAAGACCTTGTGAGCAAGAATGTGAGTGTTCTGATTGTCAACGCCGTTGACTCTGACGCATTGACCAGCGCTGTTAAGGTTGCTCTTTCTAAGGGCGTCAAGGTAATTGCTGTTGACCGCGCCATTAACGGTGTAGATGTTGACTGCCAGATTGCTTCTGACAACGTTGCCGGTGCAGAAATGGCAACCCAGTACATCGTCGATAAGCTTGGCGAAGGCGTTGTGACTGCAGAACTTCAGGGAACTCTCGGTTCTTCTGCCGCCATTGACCGCGGCAAAGGCTTCCACAATATCGCAGATAAGAAACTGAAAGTTGCTGCTTCCCAGACTGCAAACTTCAATCGTGCCGAAGGCATGAGTGTTATGGAAAACATGCTTCAGGCTAATGGAAACATTGCTGCAGTATTCGCTGCCAATGACGAAATGGCTCTGGGTGCTATTGAAGCAAGTTCTGGCGCAGGCAAGAAGGTGATGGTGGTTGGCTTTGACGCTACCGACGATGCTATTGCTGCAATTAAGGCTGGCCGTATGGCTGCATCCATTGCTCAGCAGCCGGCATTGATCGGCGAAACCGCTGTGAAGACTGCTTCTGAAATTGTGAATGGCAAGACCGTCGAAAAGAACATCCCGGTTAAGGTGACTTTGGTTACTGCTGAAAATGCAGGCAAGTAAAGGCGGCGTCATGAAAGTTCTAAACATTGGTTCCATGAATCTTGACCACGTCTATAGCGTGGACCACATTATTCTCCCTGGTGAAACGGAAGCTACCGGCGCTGTTAAGCATTATCTTGGCGGCAAGGGCATGAACCAGTCTGTGGCTTTGGCCAAGGCCGGTGTGGAAGTTTATCAGGGCGGTATGATTGGGGAGGATGGCCAGCCCTTCCTGGATGCCTGTAAGGAATACGGCGTTCACGGCGAATACATTGCCAAGGTGGATGACCAGACCGGCCACACCATCATTCAGATTGACAAGAACGCCCAGAATAGCATTCTGCTGTACGGCGGTGCAAACCAGCGCCTGACTCAGGAATATGTGGACGGCGTGCTTAGCCACTTTGACGCAGGCGACATTCTGTTGCTGCAGAACGAAGTGAATATGCTGCCCTACATTGTGGAGAAGGCTTTTGAAAAAGGAATGCAGATTGCCTTGAATCCGTCTCCTTTTAACGAAAAGTTGGATGCGGTGGACATGACCAAGATCAGCATCTTCCTGCTGAACGAGGTAGAAGGCAATCAGGTTACCGGCAAGACGGATCCCGACGAAATCCTGGCAGAAATGCGCAAGCGTTTCCCCAAGGCTCGCATTGTGCTTACCTTGGGCAAGGACGGCGCCGTGTATAGCGATGGGGTCGAAAAGGTGTTCCAGCCCATCTTCCCCGTGAAGGCTGTGGATACCACTGCCGCCGGCGATACCTTTACCGGGTATTTCCTGGCAGGTCTCGCAGAAGGCATGCCCGTTGCTCAGGCTCTCCGCATGAGTGCTCGCGCTTCCGCCATTGCAGTAAGCCGCCCCGGCGCCGTGCCTTCCATCCCCCTCCGCAAGGAAGTGGAAGAAGCCCTGGCCAATAGCTAATTGATAACTAAGGCGAGAGAAGCGACCGTGCTTGCGCGGGCATTTCCGAGCCGGTTTAATGTTACATGAGCTTCTCCAATAAACGGAGAAGCTTTTTTTAATTATATTAAGTTGTGTAGATGTTCTTTGAAAGGAGAATCTGTGAAGTTTGTTTTAGGAATTAAGTTCGCTGTTGGCGTAGTCGCCTTAGGCTTGATGCTTGGGTTGTTTGCGGGCTGCGGTAACGACCCTTCCAGTTCTTCTCGAGGTGACGAATGCCCGGAAGGCTACATCTGCGATACGACGT contains:
- the rbsC gene encoding ribose ABC transporter permease (functions to transport ribose at high affinity; forms a complex with RbsA2C2B); this encodes MKKENKNIGAFLSEYGVFIALAILVVIISAISPEFRQPGNFLNLLRQASFNGLIAFGMTCVILSGGIDLSVGSTFALSAIVCAEMIGHGVPVIVAVPVALLVGVALGLISGLLVTKGRLQPFIATLITMTAYRGLAMILTDGKPISRLAESSGDSLLFKAMGKGNFIFTFAPDFKIPIPIIILVVVFAIMYFVLKHTVFGRRLYATGSNAKCAALTGVNINRVKMSVYAVSGFLSALAGLIMISRVDSAQPIMGTGYELDAIAAVALGGTSMNGGRGRIAGTIAGVLIIAVLNNGLNILGVTSYYQSVVKALVILVAVLSDRKR
- a CDS encoding substrate-binding domain-containing protein produces the protein MKRMIKLLFASLVALCFTACAIVIDGEEKTTSKKVESTGNIGLSISTLNNPFFVTLVEGAKKAAVELKVGLTVVDAGDDVAKQASDIEDLVSKNVGILIVNAVDSDALTGAVKAAMAKGVKVISVDRAINGVEVDCQIASDNVAGAELATQYIVDKLGEGVVTAELQGTMGSSAAIDRGKGFHNVADAKLKVVASQTANFNRAEGMSVMENMLQANGNIAAVFAANDEMALGAIEASSGAGKKVMVVGFDATDDAIAAIKAGRMAASIAQQPALIGETAVRTAADIANGKTVAKNIPVKVTLVNADNVEALQAAAEAQKIVGNGLIGLSVSTLNNPFFVTLVEGAKKAAADMKLQLTVVDAGDDVAKQASDIEDLVSKNVSVLIVNAVDSDALTSAVKVALSKGVKVIAVDRAINGVDVDCQIASDNVAGAEMATQYIVDKLGEGVVTAELQGTLGSSAAIDRGKGFHNIADKKLKVAASQTANFNRAEGMSVMENMLQANGNIAAVFAANDEMALGAIEASSGAGKKVMVVGFDATDDAIAAIKAGRMAASIAQQPALIGETAVKTASEIVNGKTVEKNIPVKVTLVTAENAGK
- a CDS encoding ribokinase, with the protein product MKVLNIGSMNLDHVYSVDHIILPGETEATGAVKHYLGGKGMNQSVALAKAGVEVYQGGMIGEDGQPFLDACKEYGVHGEYIAKVDDQTGHTIIQIDKNAQNSILLYGGANQRLTQEYVDGVLSHFDAGDILLLQNEVNMLPYIVEKAFEKGMQIALNPSPFNEKLDAVDMTKISIFLLNEVEGNQVTGKTDPDEILAEMRKRFPKARIVLTLGKDGAVYSDGVEKVFQPIFPVKAVDTTAAGDTFTGYFLAGLAEGMPVAQALRMSARASAIAVSRPGAVPSIPLRKEVEEALANS